The DNA sequence CGCTGTTGCGTCACACGGCTGTCATTATTTACTGAGTGTACGTGCGTCTCtttacatataaaataacaaaataaactaTTTGCGCGGATAGTAACGCCTGATTTAAACAGGCCCGACTGCCGCGACAACAACGCAATAGAGCGTGAAGCAGTGAAACAGTAGTACTATTACGTCACTTGTGAGGAACTTGATCAGAAAACAATGCATATCACTTCCTGTTATACATACATAATGTGTTTAAGGTATGTTTGGTCGTTGTATGTGTATTGTGCGTAGTTATAacgtaataaaaacaaaaataacaaaattaaccCCCGGGGTGCGTTGGTAGAGGGAAACAAACTAACCCTCGTCAAACGCAGGTGGCTGAGCAGCACAGTGACGTCACTGCCGATCTTATAAATCACACAGGTGCCCGTAATTGCACGTCGCCTTTGATAAATATCTTTAATTTTTTtagttagcctttatttaaccaggtaaaatcccattgagatcaaagatctcttttccaagggagacctggccaagagggcagcagcaaggctacattaaaaacagtaaacaacacataaaacatcacatttacaacattaaaacttgctcaaataacacatgtgcatacagacaaggtagactgcaatcctttcacagaagctttaaactcataatgcaacaagggtttgaagttgaagattcgattgtaggttattccaagccttcggtgctgaaaatctaaatgctttaaaggcctactgaaatgcgattttcttatttaaacggagatagcaggtccattctatgtgtcatacttgattttttcgcgatattgccatatttttgctgaaaggatttagtagagaacatcgacgataaagttcgcaacttttggtcgctgataaaaaagccttgcctgtaccggaagtagcagacgagtagcgtgacgtcacaggttgtggagctcctcacatctgcacattgtttacaatcatggccaccagcagcgagagcgattcggaccgagaaagcgacgatttccctattaatttaagcgaagatgaaagatttgtggatgaggaaagtgagagtgaaagactagagggcagtgggagcgagattcagatagggaagatgctgtaagaggcgggtgggacctgatattcagctgggaatgactaaaacagtaaataaacacaagacatatatatactctattagccacaacacaaccaggcttatatttaatatgccacaaattaatcccgcataacaaacacctcgcccctcccgtccatataacccgccaatacaactcaaacacctgcacaacacactcaatcccacagcccaaagtgccgttcacctccccaaagttcatacagcacatacatttccccaaagtccccaaagttacatacgtgacatgcacatagcggcacgcacgtacaggcaagcgacaaatgtttggaagctgcagctgcatgcgtactcacggtaccgcgtctgcgcatccaactcaaagtcctcctggtaagagtctctgttgtcccagttctccacaggccaatggtaaagcttgactgtcatcttccgggaatgtaaacaatgaaacaccggctgtgttatccggcacaacagtcaaggggtgcattctacgacgggggtgcgttatccggcgcaacacctgccgcaatacaccgtttcccacctacagctttcttctttgctgtctccattgttcattgaacaaattgcaaaagattcaccaacacagatgtccagaatactgtggaattttgcgatgaaaacagacgacttaatagctggccaccatgctgtcccaaaatgtcctctacaatccgtgacgtcatgcgcaggcgtcatcataccgagacgttttcagcaggatattttgcgcgaaatttaaaattgcactttagtaagctaacccggccgtattggcatgtgttgcaatgttaagatttcatcattgatatataaactatcagactgcgtggtcggtagtagtgggtttcagtaggcctttaatgagtaGTCTTGCCATATTGTGGGGTCTCTGTCCGCTTAAACGTCGTTGTATGTGTATTGTGCGTAGTTATAACTTAataaaatacatacttgccaaccctcccgaattttccgggagactcccgaaattcagcgcctctcccgaaaacctcccgggacaaatattctcccgaaaatctcctgattttcagccggagctagaagccatgccccctccagctccatgcggacctgagtgaggacagccttttttcatgacgggaggacaacaaggtgacaagaactaaatcatccagactagagataaactgtattattatgtttatcttacctaaaaataaatatatttattaatttaaaaaaacaaaaactaaatacatgctaaaaacatcaaaattaattgtatttttatttgtattttttcctgactccttattacatccagccatagaattatacattaaaataaacatatttagaatcagcacctccaagtccgagtccatggttctcacccggaaaagggtggaatgccatctccgggttggggaggagatcttgccccaagtggaggagttcaagtacctcggagtcttgttcacaagtgagggaagagtggatcgtgagatcgacaggcggatcggtgcggcatcttcagtaatgcggacgctgtatcgatccgttgtggtgaagaaggagctgagccggaaggcaaagctctcaatttaccggtcgatctacgttcccatcctcacctatggtcatgagctttgggttatgaccgaaaggacaagatcacgggtacaagcggccgaaatgagtttcctccgccgagtggcagggctctcccttagagatagggtgagaagctctgtcatccggggggagctcaaagtaaagccgctgctcctccacatcgagaggagccagatgaggtggttcgggcatctggtcaagatgccacccgatcgtctccctcgggaggtgtttagggcacgtctgaccggtaggaggccacggggaagacccaggacacgttgggaagactatgtctcccggctggcctgggaacgcctcgggatcccccgggaggagctggacgaagtggctggggagagggaagtctgggcttccctgcttaggctgctgcccccgcgacccgacctcgggtaagtggaagaagatggatggatggatggataaacatatttgaaataattgattttaaattatcataataattcatttaaaatgaccatatttaattattaaaataattgcttgtttatcaacaactttagcattttattcattatattttgaaactctcagaagccaagttatgttatattccttaatatttatttatgcaagcttgaagtatcaattatctaaacacagttttgtttgcatattttcaggatgtagatatatatatatatatatatatatatatatatatatatatatatatatatatatatatatatatatatatatatacagtatgtgtgtatgaaatacttgacttggtgaattctagctgtcaatatactcctcccctcttaaccacgcccccaactacgccccgcccaccccaccccgaccacgcccccacctcccaaaatcggaggtctcaaggttggcaagtataaaaataaaaataaaaaatgtaacccCGCCCATGGGTGTGCGCTGGTAAGGTAAACAAACTAACCCTCGTCAAACGCAGGTGACTGAGCAGCACAGTGACGTCACTGCCGATCTTATAAAATCACACAGATGCCTGTAATTGCACGTCGCTGCTGATAAATCTCTTTAATGAGTAGTGTTGCCATCTTTTGGGTGTCTCTGTCCGCTTAAACGTCGTTGTATGTGTATTGTGCGTAGTTATAAcgtaataaaattaaaataaaaagtttaaCCCCGCCCATGGGTGTGCGCTGGTATTATAAACAAACTAACCCTCGTCAAACGCAGGTGCCTGAGCAGCACAGTGACGTCACCGACGATTTTATAAATCACACAGGTGCCGGTAATTGGACGTCGCTGCTGATAAATCTCTTTAATGAGTAGTGTTGCCATCTTTTGGGGTCTTTGTCCGCTTAAACCGCTGGAAGCATGAGTGCCAGAGGTGGAACGCCttacattggcagcaaaataAGTTTGATATCGAAGGCACAGATTCGGTATGAAGGCATATTGTCCTCGGTGGACACAGAACGGTCCACGGTCGCCTTAGCCAAAGGTAAGTTTGTTTGATGGGTCTCAAATTGTGTGCAGCTGTGATGTGCGGTGAACTAAACAccaggttttttttctttcttttttttttacttaaatgtaTATGTGCAACtctaatcattgttgatttaAGTTGCACATTAGAGTAACAGGAAAAAGAAGGGAGTTATTCGCTTTCATAAAAATGTTACAATAttatatgataaatgggtccatacatactttttggtcccatttgcttttaacaaaatatcaagtattgtgagtgtatcttacctttctgtatttgtatctgaagcagcaatagctatccaTGAAAACGTACTTTGTATGATcattcattttgtcttaaagtccagtttagagaagtatttaatcattgatacagtatataatcctccatattggcagacacgTTCATTTAATTAAATTTCAttccaagcaataaaacaatatttttgcatctgacaaacacccactctaataaaaatgccatatttgttattaaagatgtccgataatggcttttttgccgatattccgatattgtccaactcttaattaccgattccgatatcaaccgataccgatatatacagtcgtggaattaataataatgtattaatagggatgtccgataatggctttttgccgatatccgatattccgatattgtccaactctttaattaccgatatatgcagtcgtggaattaacacattattatgcctaatttagacaaccaggtatggtgacgataaggtactttaaaaaaaaacaactaataaaataaataaattaaaaacattttcttgaataacaaatgaaagtaaaacaatataaaaacagttacatagaaactagtaattcatggaAAATTAGtataattaactgttaaaggttagtactattagtggaccagcagcacgcaaaaTCATGTGTTTCttccggactgtatcccttgcagactgtattgatatatattgatatataatgtaggaaccagaatattaacagaaagaaacaacccttttgtgtgaatgagggggagggaggttttttgggttggtgcactaattgtaagtgtatcttgttttttttatgttgatttgataattaaaaaattacaaaaacaaaaaaaaaacataccgataatttaaaaaacaataccgtccatttccgatattacattttaacgcatttatccagcatccctaattattaacacattatgcctaattgtgttgtgatgccctgctggatgcattaaacaatgtaactttaccatgaattgattaatgtggaccctgacttaaagaagttgagaaacgtatttgggtgttaccatttagtggtcaattgtacggaatatgtactgtactgtgcaatctactaatacaagtttcaaccaatcaaaaacgaggttttcaaaaataagaacaacttcaactccagttatggaaaaaagtgccaacatggcactgccatatttattattgaagtcacaaagtgcataattttttttttaacatgcctcaaaacagcttggaatttgggacatgctctccctgacgataatcctaatacccactacaactatgggaaatactatattttgactttcacaaagtgcattatttaaaacattttttaaacatgcctcaaaacagctacaaaaacaatgaaggcacacagcttcagtccagagtatactagacgtCTGttttttaccggatatgtaccactccgtacagcggcgttttaaaaagtcagtaattttacttcttgaaaccgatacagataatttccgatattacattttaaagcatttatcggattatcgggcatctctatttgttataaatacagttgaaaaaaaataaagcctGGCTTCCGCTGGAGACGTGTTTGCTAGCTTGAGCGCTcccacttctcccagtgtggcgagtcaagagtactgctgaggcattaaactgcaagttgacaatatatcgccccctaccgtgaggcagaggtactttctgcctcatggcctgccttttccccCGCCTCTTCCCCGCTCCCAGACTGgagcgctctccctgaccacctgagggcaccacagactgtggatgcttttaaaaaaaggcttaaaaacccatctttttaaaaaaggcttttgtCAGATTTATGTGTGCTACTTCCAGCTAtgaggctgttctagtttttattttacttatttatcttactcgttgggggcagctatttgttctagctttgtttgttttttaaatgcaatgtagcactttgagattgtttgttcaatgtaaagtgcttttacaaataaaatatattataagcACGCGCGCACATgctcaatacactttgtgtgtagccgtggacttcttgttttcaatattttgaTCAGGGAACACGAAATTTCGGCGATTCTGACCATGAAAATGATCCAGATATACAGGAACCAGACCGaaatcacatagaaagcatagaccaaaagagAAATATTCAAACTTATTTTATTACTTCGTTTTTAGACATCTCGTGGTTAAGCCacctggtggcaaggtgaggcaatgcctcacttgcctcccctgacagcacgtcactgaGCTGCAGCTGCCCTAATCCTCTAGTTTTGTATTTTATGTTCAAACAGTGAAGTCCTATGGGACAGAGGACCGGCACACCGACAGCCCGGTGCCACCCAAAGATGAAGTGTATGAGTTTATAATATTCCGAGGAAGCGACATAAAGGACATCACTGTGTCTGAACCAACAAAGCCGCATCATGGCCTCCCTCGAGATCCTGCTATTGTACAGGTGTGCTCGGCTTTCTCTCTGAACTGTTGATGAACCGAgagttattttgctgtttttagtccTCTGTCGGCAGCTCCTCAGGTGGATATCCCCCACGCTGGAGCCCATACAGAGAGATGATGCCTACTTACAACCAGCTGGCTGCCAACTCTCTGCTGAACCAGCAGTACAATGCAGCTTTGGGTCTAGGTATAGCTTGTTGTGCACATTTCTGTGCGTTTCACATTGTTTCACGCAATTTCCTCTTCACACAGGTCCAGGATTTCACGGCATCCCCCCCAGAAGAGCTCCCATGGTAGAACAAGCTGTTCAAACCGTGCCTTTGGCGGGCAACGCTGCGAGAAAAGGGAAATCCTCAACCCAGCCGCAGGTCAGACAGACCGTTAGACCGGACCAGCGGTCTGGCTCACAAGTTCAGAAAGAAAATGTACCCACTTGTAAGAATATTTTAAATCCAATATGTCGCTCGTCGATGTTCCTGTTGCTTTGATTGTTTTTGGGCTAATATGTGCTTTTGCATCAAACAGCTCCCCGGCCGCCTGCAGGCAAGACACAAAGCCAACGCGCTGATAAtccgaaacaaagaggaaaacaaGGTAACATGAAATTAGATTTCTTGGCTATTTGCAAGCAGCGAcgtcaaagtattttttttctgctATTTGAATATTAACTATTCTTTTGAAAATGTCATAAATGgtgatataaaattaatatagaaAGTTAAGTAATtaggttgcttgaatcaaataAGAATGCCTACACCACCTATCAAAAATACGAAAGTGTTCATTCCACCTCGATCGCTTCAAaccaagtagggctgcaactaacgattaatttgataatcgattaatctgtcgattattacttcgattaatcgattaataatcggataacagagacaaactacatttctatcccttccagtattttattgaaaaaatatagcatactggcaccatacttattttgattattgtttctcttattaaaaaaaaaaaaaaatcccccaaaacatttttttaaattgcctctgcgcatagcatagatccaacaaatcgatgactaaattaatcgccaaatatttttataatcgattttaatcgatttaattgatgttgcagccctaaaaccaAGTTTAGAACACTTCACTCAACACGAATGTCGTAATGTCATTAAAGTTCACcttttaagcattcacacacagcaccagcaTTTTGGAATTAGGTAAGGTAGAGGTGTCAAGCTCAGGGGCCATATCTGGCCTGcgacattttatctggcccgcaaacgcctggaaatgtgtcaataaagtacttaccgtattttccgcactataaggcgcacctaaaaacctcaaattttggcaaaagctgacagtgcgccttataatccagtgcgccttatatatggaccaatattgagcctccaacaggtaaaagtttcaatcaatcgcaactacggtaagcagccgccgacttcattttcccccgtagaagaagcacgctgcatgctgggatatgtgactgCGCGAGGGGTGCCGTTTCATTTtcatttgtttatgtaaagaccccaaaatggctcctattgagacaacgcttacgacgcagagttttaacttaagacgatcagtcacgcagtagaacacggcaatagagcagcagcgacactgactccactAATGACGACTtcggcatgttggatgccgtatttgcccaactgtttaattcggacactgaagaagaagaatttgagggattcatGGATGAGTAATAACTTCATAAactgagctttacatgtttattttgtgtgttgtgtgacattaacgtttgagcaacattgagttattgatatattgttattgctctgcactatttggagtgttactatattgtgattgcattaacgtttgatttaccgtaacagtggaggggaaagttcccctccactatgtgatataaatgttgcactacatgcaCTACATAATACCTtgctgttaaaagataaacaaaacaccacgtcactgactttacctcggggaaaataataaaaccgctgtttattcattttgggagtgaacagagttgtcagaacgctggtttgtaatctattaaagtTTGACCGACCTATCTGACcgttttgacattccctttagcgcagctccatctaatggatgcataacgtaaccccagcctctactgtagcgtcaaagtattttttttctgctATTTGAATAttaactattatatatatatatatatatatatatatatatatatatatatgaacaaagttttaaaatatgccattcattgaaggtgcgccttatagtgcggaaaaatacggtaatattttctcactaaatgtaatggattgttttcattttgacagaaaaaaaatatttgtactgcttgaaattgcatgcctttttaaactttaatagtatctatTATtgcaaaactggcagctaagttgccagaataaaaaaagaacgtgtactgtttttccattaacaatataattttgtaaaaaccaatgtaaatttaacacaaaaattctggcaactaagctgccagcagGTTTCAAAGGCAGAGGCTTAACCCCCAGAAGATGCACTAATAATTTAATcataatactgtacattattatgatTCTAATTCACTGATGATAATCTTGTGTATGTTTTTCTGTTACATTCTGACATAAAGGAACATTTGACAGTTATCATATTCAAATTAGTGATAGGCTATGATTATTTGCTATTTTGGCcatttcatatatatttttttgcttttaaGTTTTCTTTTAAAAGTTACACCTAATTTAACATGTTTtcatgttggaattttttaaaggGTTTATCCAAAGCCATGCAACCATTAATTTTTAGTTCACTTAAaccgggggtctgcaacctgcggctccttAGCGCCCTGGagcttttttgaaaatgtatgaaaatagaaaaatatggaGGGAAAAATgtttaatagggtttctgtaggaggacaacatgacacaaacttccctaaatgttagaaatcccactgtttatattaaacatgattctcagagtatttggcgagcgctgttttgtcctatttTTTtcacggtccttgaacgcaccctcGTAATGtgtaactttcttcaacgatgccagagaaagatGTTTTATGCaactcattctttgtctcattttgtccaatctTTTCAtgctgtgtgaatgcacaaagttgttgacttgtgtggagtgctaatcagacatatttggtcagtgcatgactgcatgcTAATTGATGCTAAAATGCGATTTAGAgcagctttatgtacatattgcatcattatgcctcacttgtaggtatatttgagctcatttaatttcctatgtcctgtgtatttaatttatatctgcatttctcatgacatatctgtatgtaatattgactgcatttctgatagtggtTTGTGTGCCGTTActgaccacagcaaacgtaacagAGCTTGCATAGATTCTTATGAATCTATtcaaagacagcctgccgtttcctttaacttggacacacatctataccttttggccattctaagacagtaagTTAGTTatatcaccctctgagaagcctgcattttactaatgttttccaatgtttttttaaataaatttctgtcactgaagatttgtgtcagcctaagacagtcattttgatagtaggctaatgaaactaatatagacacttcatgttttgacttcattataactagagatgtccgataatataggccTGCCGATAATGgccgacaaatgctttaaaatgtaatatcggaaattatcggtatctgtttcaaaaagtaaaattaatgactttttagaaCGTTACTGTACAAAGCGGtatatatccggtaaaacacggacgtagagTCTAGTATACGCTGGACTGAAGctttgtgccttcattgtttttgtagctgttttgaggcatgtttaaaaaaaaaaaaattaaaataataatgcactttgtgaaagtcaaagtatagtatttcccatagttgtagtgggtgttaggattatctcagggagagcatgtcccaaattccaagctgctgttttgaggcatcttaaaaaaaaaaaaaaaatgcactttgtgacttcaataataatggcagtgccatgttgtcacttttttccataactgaagttgaagttgttcttttattttggaaaaccttgtttttgattgattgaaacttttattagtagatagtacagtacatattccgtacaattgaccactcaatggtaacacacgaatacgtttttcaacttgtttaagtcggggtccacgttaatcaattcatggtaaagttacattgtttaatgcatccagaggggcatcacaacaaaattaggcataattaaagctgcaagcagcgatggacgggaccgactttgacgtcacataaaatccaaaccggagcagtaattaaaactctttggtcaacttttaatcagaagggttcaatctctctcctgtgctagtttgaagccgacacgacaaacgcgctcagaggagataatgtatgaaaaaaggtgaccggtttttacaaaacttttgttttgaacggGGAATTGCAAActgcctgttgatttttgctgggggttgtcaatatatgaaatgtaggtctaactgagacctatatagaggtttttgtttcatgtctctaagacattcctactggaagttactggcagttttgtctgagttttcttcctaggagcagttgtctgTTTTTGTCCTAGGGTGCGCTAGAGCGTAAttgagttttgggttgtttttttttttactagatcACTATTTTTgatagtcctgatgtgtgtgtcaaatatagtgagttttgaagcatgttaaaggggtcaaattacagctcaaaaaccggcggaataataaaaccttaccattacaatagggtcctctgtcccaaagggacattgcagtccctaatgtgttaattccacaactgtatatatcgtatcggttgatatcggactcggtaattaagagttggacaataaaaaaaaaaagccataatcggacatctctaattataacacttataggaggcttttaattttttgcggcaccagataatttttttgtatttttggtccaatatggctctttcaacattttgggttgccgacccctgacttaaacGTACCAAATGTGCGCATGGTTTGACGAATTTGGGTATAAAATGGGATGGAGGGCCCATTCTCAGTCTTGTGTGGTGGGGTCCAAAACTTGGTGGTACACCCCTGTTTGCAAGCATTATAAAGTCATGATGCATACCTTTTTTTGAAAATGAGCAAAAATGTACTATTAAATTATTTTTGCTCCTGTGCCAAAAAAAGGAAGTCGCAGGTCCAGGAACCGGAACAGAGGTCAGCTTCTTGTGAACTCCAAGTCTACAACTTTGAAATTTGAATCAGATTTTGATTTTGAAAGTGCAAACGCTCAGTTTAAAGACGACCTCACAAAGGAGATTGTAGGTAAGTTTGTTGAATGTTTAATCCAGTGATATTTAGGGAAACAAATTGATGAATTTCATGGCATGATGCAGTTGAGAAGGTGGACTCTGGGGAGGCCCCTGAGATTCAGTGTACGCAGGAGGAAGAGACACTCGGGGTTAAGTACTACAACAAGAGCAAGGGCTTCTTTGACAACATCTCATCTGACATAAAGCCCAGGTGATGATGCATTATTTGCCTGTCTCGATGATGCAGTATTTACCGGTCTGCTTTAAGATCAACTTGTGTGCGTTCTCAGAAGGACCTCATGGGCAGAGGAGAAGAAATTAAACATGGAGACGTTTGGAGTACCAGGCCGCTTCCTGAGAAGCCGAGGATTCCGGGGGCGGGGCCACAGAGGGCAGAGCACTGCTGAGCAGCGAACCCTCCCAATAATTGGCGGTGGGAGAGAGTAAAgatgatttgtttttttgttttgtaaatacATTGTAGTTTTCTACTTATTAATAAGTGCCTCCCCTTTTTCAATTTGACGCACTCAAAATTTTTTGTTTCTTCAACCTAAATCTGCATTAATGGAAATGTACATTTTGTAGTATCTAAAAATGGGAGCGAAATTTCTTTTAATCCAGCAGTGAATGTTTACATTTGTAGTTTAGCATGCAGTGTAAGACTTGTCCTTGAACAAAGCATCAGACATGCAATTTAATTTTGTTTCAATAGTTCTGGATATTATTTGATCGACTGTCCACATGTAAATCCAAAGTGAAATGGACAGCCAAATGTACTTTATTTTTCCCCCCCAGCTTCTACTGTTTGTAAAACACTCAAGTGTAACAGCTGCTATTAAATTAGGTGGTTAATAGAAACCATTTTTCCCGTCTCTTTACTACAAATGTCCATGGAGGAAGCAACTTCTGATATAACCTTTTGTTCAAAGATTATATCAGGTTATATGTTCAAACCTTTGTTGTACCTCAGTTTTTGTTTAATCAATTTCAAAGGggccattaaataaataaaaaagttgccataaattatataaaacaaatatttta is a window from the Nerophis lumbriciformis linkage group LG28, RoL_Nlum_v2.1, whole genome shotgun sequence genome containing:
- the LOC133570752 gene encoding protein LSM14 homolog B-like isoform X1, with protein sequence MSARGGTPYIGSKISLISKAQIRYEGILSSVDTERSTVALAKVKSYGTEDRHTDSPVPPKDEVYEFIIFRGSDIKDITVSEPTKPHHGLPRDPAIVQSSVGSSSGGYPPRWSPYREMMPTYNQLAANSLLNQQYNAALGLGPGFHGIPPRRAPMVEQAVQTVPLAGNAARKGKSSTQPQVRQTVRPDQRSGSQVQKENVPTSPRPPAGKTQSQRADNPKQRGKQGSRRSRNRNRGQLLVNSKSTTLKFESDFDFESANAQFKDDLTKEIVVEKVDSGEAPEIQCTQEEETLGVKYYNKSKGFFDNISSDIKPRRTSWAEEKKLNMETFGVPGRFLRSRGFRGRGHRGQSTAEQRTLPIIGGGRE
- the LOC133570752 gene encoding protein LSM14 homolog B-like isoform X2, with protein sequence MSARGGTPYIGSKISLISKAQIRYEGILSSVDTERSTVALAKVKSYGTEDRHTDSPVPPKDEVYEFIIFRGSDIKDITVSEPTKPHHGLPRDPAIVQSSVGSSSGGYPPRWSPYREMMPTYNQLAANSLLNQQYNAALGLGPGFHGIPPRRAPMVEQAVQTVPLAGNAARKGKSSTQPQVRQTVRPDQRSGSQVQKENVPTSPRPPAGKTQSQRADNPKQRGKQGSRRSRNRNRGQLLVNSKSTTLKFESDFDFESANAQFKDDLTKEILRRWTLGRPLRFSVRRRKRHSGLSTTTRARASLTTSHLT